The following are from one region of the Pelagibius sp. CAU 1746 genome:
- the hfq gene encoding RNA chaperone Hfq, with amino-acid sequence MAAEKNQSVQDVFLNHIRKNKVPVTVFLVNGVKLQGIVTWFDNFSVLLRRDAHSQLVYKHAISTVMPATPVQLFDPTKEEEAAES; translated from the coding sequence ATGGCCGCTGAGAAAAACCAAAGCGTGCAGGACGTATTTCTCAATCACATTCGGAAAAACAAGGTCCCTGTGACTGTCTTTCTCGTTAACGGCGTGAAGCTGCAGGGCATTGTGACTTGGTTTGATAATTTTTCTGTTCTCCTGCGCCGCGATGCCCACTCGCAGCTGGTGTATAAGCACGCCATCTCGACCGTAATGCCGGCGACTCCGGTCCAGCTCTTCGACCCGACGAAGGAAGAAGAGGCCGCCGAGAGCTGA
- a CDS encoding PAS domain-containing sensor histidine kinase produces MANIQQTGELTPRAGGGTRPGAPPAEEGAARPRFGRLLEWLGRIKAERTVALILLIGALVCGTATFVAMTGNLSTTADTDHILLLLLADLVIILGLAALITRRLAILWIERKKGRAGSRLHGRLVALFSVVAVAPTILVAAFSVIIFDLGLEFWFSERVSTAIKNSRAVAAAYLDEHQQAIAADALAIAQVLNRGGPSLVYNPAIFNNVMTRQANQRYLTEAAVYDSSGRMLARSSSFLLAFNPEIPEWAFERARNEGMAIMTSEEEDRVRALVRLDLAADAYLYVGRLVDSRVVGHMESTRWAVQRYEDLEGNRFSLQITFALIFLVVALLLLLVAVWIGLAFANQLTGPIGSLIATAEKVGKGDLKARVQGPPRRDEIGNLSRAFNKMTGQLERQQDALLEANEELDNRNRFIEAVLGGVSAGVFGLDEHGHINLANRMACDFLGKKFQSMRGHTLTEVMPEIDDLLARARRRPRKLVERQLSIPDSSGSERVLLVRISAELEHGAIMGFVVTFDEITQLLSAQRKAAWSDIARRIAHEIKNPLTPIQLAAERLKRKYVNQITNDPDTFKICTDTIVRHVGDIGRMVDEFSAFARMPTPDIRKEDICKLVGEAVLLQRTARQDLRFDFKPPAEKIILACDGRQVGQALTNLLKNAIESIEGRHIQEGEAAPPGQISVSIHSEDSQCTVDICDNGKGLPKADRNRLTEPYVTTRERGTGLGLAIVKKIMEDHGGNLILRDREEGGAIVSLIFPLREEVVDSGAGLSENEAEAPVVERAAGHG; encoded by the coding sequence GTGGCTAATATACAACAGACCGGTGAACTCACCCCCCGCGCGGGCGGCGGAACCCGACCGGGCGCTCCGCCCGCGGAAGAGGGGGCGGCGCGCCCGCGGTTCGGCCGCCTGCTGGAATGGCTGGGACGCATCAAGGCTGAACGGACGGTCGCGCTGATTCTCCTGATCGGCGCGCTGGTCTGCGGCACGGCGACGTTCGTCGCGATGACCGGCAACCTCTCGACGACCGCCGATACCGACCATATTCTCCTGCTCCTCCTGGCCGACCTGGTCATCATCCTCGGCCTTGCCGCGCTGATCACCCGGCGCCTGGCCATCCTCTGGATCGAGCGTAAGAAGGGGCGGGCCGGTTCGCGCCTGCACGGCCGGCTGGTCGCCTTGTTCTCGGTCGTCGCCGTGGCGCCGACCATCCTGGTCGCGGCCTTCTCGGTCATTATCTTCGACTTGGGGCTGGAGTTCTGGTTCAGCGAGCGGGTGTCCACGGCCATCAAGAACTCGCGCGCCGTCGCCGCCGCCTATCTGGACGAGCACCAGCAGGCAATCGCCGCCGACGCCTTGGCGATCGCCCAGGTGCTGAACCGGGGAGGACCCTCGCTGGTCTACAACCCGGCGATCTTCAACAACGTCATGACCCGGCAGGCCAATCAGCGTTACCTGACGGAAGCGGCGGTCTACGACAGCTCCGGACGGATGCTGGCCCGCTCCTCGAGCTTCCTGCTGGCCTTCAACCCGGAAATTCCCGAGTGGGCCTTCGAGCGCGCCCGTAACGAAGGCATGGCCATCATGACTTCGGAGGAAGAGGACCGCGTGCGCGCCCTGGTTCGCCTGGACCTGGCCGCCGACGCCTATCTCTACGTCGGCCGCCTGGTCGACTCCCGGGTCGTCGGGCACATGGAGAGTACCCGCTGGGCGGTGCAGCGTTACGAGGACCTGGAGGGCAACCGCTTCAGCCTGCAGATCACCTTCGCGCTAATCTTCCTGGTGGTGGCCCTGCTGCTGCTGCTCGTGGCGGTATGGATCGGCCTGGCCTTCGCCAACCAGCTCACCGGCCCCATTGGCAGCCTGATCGCCACGGCCGAGAAAGTCGGTAAAGGCGATCTCAAGGCCAGGGTCCAGGGCCCGCCGCGCCGCGACGAGATCGGAAACCTCTCCCGCGCCTTCAACAAGATGACCGGGCAACTGGAGCGGCAACAAGACGCCCTCCTGGAGGCCAACGAGGAACTGGATAACCGCAACCGCTTCATCGAGGCGGTGCTGGGCGGCGTCTCGGCGGGGGTCTTCGGGCTGGACGAGCACGGCCACATCAACCTCGCCAACCGCATGGCCTGCGACTTTCTCGGCAAGAAGTTCCAATCCATGCGCGGTCATACCTTGACCGAGGTGATGCCGGAGATCGACGACCTGCTCGCGCGCGCCCGCAGGCGCCCGCGCAAGCTCGTCGAGCGGCAGCTTTCGATCCCGGATTCCAGCGGCTCGGAGCGGGTGCTTCTGGTGCGCATCTCCGCAGAACTGGAACACGGCGCCATCATGGGGTTCGTCGTCACCTTCGACGAAATCACCCAGTTGCTGTCCGCGCAACGAAAAGCGGCCTGGTCAGATATCGCGCGCCGCATCGCCCACGAGATCAAGAATCCGCTGACGCCGATCCAACTTGCCGCAGAGCGGCTGAAGCGCAAATATGTGAACCAGATCACCAACGACCCCGACACCTTCAAGATCTGCACCGACACGATCGTCCGCCATGTCGGCGACATCGGCCGCATGGTCGACGAATTCTCGGCCTTTGCGCGGATGCCGACCCCCGACATTCGCAAGGAAGACATCTGCAAGCTGGTGGGAGAAGCCGTCCTCCTGCAACGCACGGCGCGCCAGGACCTGCGCTTCGACTTCAAACCGCCGGCCGAGAAAATCATCCTTGCCTGCGACGGCCGTCAGGTTGGCCAAGCCTTGACCAACCTATTGAAGAACGCCATCGAGTCCATCGAGGGACGGCATATCCAAGAAGGCGAGGCGGCACCGCCTGGGCAGATATCGGTATCGATCCACAGCGAAGACAGCCAGTGCACCGTCGACATCTGCGACAACGGCAAGGGCCTGCCAAAGGCGGATCGCAATCGCCTTACCGAACCTTACGTTACGACCCGCGAGCGCGGCACTGGACTCGGACTCGCAATTGTGAAGAAGATCATGGAGGATCATGGCGGCAATCTTATTCTCCGGGACCGGGAAGAAGGCGGCGCGATCGTCAGTCTCATTTTCCCCTTGCGCGAAGAAGTGGTAGATAGCGGCGCTGGGCTGTCCGAGAACGAAGCCGAGGCGCCGGTTGTGGAAAGAGCTGCAGGACATGGGTGA
- the hflX gene encoding GTPase HflX, protein MTDRALVVHPDLMQPGLRAPAARLEEAVGLTAAIDLEVAASEVVPVKQVRPNTLIGGGAVERLAGDIRLLEIGVVVVDASLTPVQQRNLERAWDCKVIDRTGLILEIFGERARTKEGKLQVELAALTYQRSRLVRSWTHLERQRGGFGFMGGPGESQLEIDRRLITERITRLKKELGQVQRTRGLHRGARQRVPYPVVALVGYTNAGKSTLFNRLTEAKVLARDQLFATLDPTMRRVVLPSGQNIILSDTVGFISELPTDLVAAFRATLEEVTEADVILHVRDVSHPDSQAQQADVLAVLADLGIDESTGHVLEVLNKADLLASAERGHLTQRVAGQGESVLCSALTGEGCEEVLSLIDRHLSAQRRQVTIVMKLEEGAALAWLYDHGEVVGRQDRELITEVDAKLAPRDLDRFLKKFASCIENHDILAAQSAEPQIADRNLASGG, encoded by the coding sequence ATGACCGACCGTGCCCTCGTTGTGCACCCCGACTTGATGCAGCCCGGACTGCGCGCGCCCGCCGCGCGGCTGGAGGAGGCTGTCGGCCTCACCGCGGCCATCGACTTGGAGGTGGCGGCCAGCGAAGTGGTTCCGGTCAAGCAGGTCCGCCCCAACACCCTGATCGGCGGCGGCGCGGTGGAGCGGTTGGCCGGCGACATCCGTCTGCTGGAAATCGGCGTGGTGGTGGTCGACGCGTCGCTGACCCCGGTCCAACAGCGCAACCTGGAGCGCGCCTGGGACTGCAAGGTCATCGACCGCACCGGCCTGATCCTGGAGATCTTCGGCGAACGGGCACGCACCAAGGAAGGCAAGCTGCAGGTCGAATTGGCGGCGCTGACCTATCAGCGCTCCCGCTTGGTGCGGTCCTGGACCCACCTGGAGCGCCAGCGCGGCGGCTTCGGCTTCATGGGCGGCCCGGGCGAAAGCCAGCTCGAAATCGACCGCCGCCTGATCACAGAACGGATCACCCGCCTGAAGAAGGAACTGGGCCAGGTCCAGCGCACCCGCGGCCTGCACCGCGGCGCCCGGCAGCGCGTGCCCTATCCGGTGGTCGCCCTGGTCGGCTACACCAACGCCGGCAAGTCGACTCTCTTCAACCGCCTGACCGAAGCCAAGGTGCTGGCCCGCGACCAGCTCTTCGCCACCCTGGACCCGACCATGCGGCGGGTGGTCCTGCCGTCGGGGCAGAACATCATCTTGTCAGACACCGTGGGCTTCATCTCCGAGCTGCCCACCGACCTGGTGGCGGCTTTCCGGGCCACCCTCGAGGAGGTGACCGAGGCGGACGTGATCCTGCACGTGCGCGACGTGTCGCACCCCGACAGCCAGGCCCAACAGGCCGACGTCCTGGCGGTGCTGGCCGATCTGGGCATCGACGAAAGCACCGGCCACGTGCTGGAAGTGCTGAACAAGGCCGATCTGCTGGCCTCGGCCGAGCGCGGCCACTTGACCCAGCGGGTCGCCGGCCAGGGCGAGAGCGTGCTCTGCTCGGCGCTGACCGGCGAGGGGTGCGAGGAGGTGCTCAGCCTCATCGACCGGCACCTATCGGCGCAGCGGCGCCAAGTCACCATCGTCATGAAACTGGAAGAGGGGGCCGCCCTGGCCTGGCTCTACGACCATGGCGAGGTGGTGGGGCGGCAGGACCGCGAACTGATCACTGAGGTAGACGCGAAGCTGGCGCCCCGGGACTTGGATCGTTTTCTTAAGAAGTTCGCCTCTTGCATTGAAAACCATGATATTTTGGCCGCCCAATCGGCTGAACCCCAGATCGCTGACAGGAACTTGGCCTCCGGCGGTTGA
- a CDS encoding sigma-54 dependent transcriptional regulator produces MGDEILIVDDEVDIRMLITGILQDEGYETRDAGNSDTALEMLRQKRPSLVILDIWLQNSTLDGMEILDVIKREYPSVPVVMISGHGNIETAVNAIKLGAYDFIEKPFKSDRLLLIVQRAIEAARLRSENEELRLRVGQSEDMIGSSSWYHHVSQAIRKVAPTGSRVLITGPAGAGKEVVARQLHTCSHRASAPFVALNCATMHPDRLEPELFGIEPNPDDGEDTGKLGTFERAHGGTLFLDEVADMPLETQGKIVRVLQEQTFQRVGGNNRIAVDVRVIAATNRDLPALISEGQFREDLFYRLNVVPIEVPSLRERREDIPALVDYFMERAAENAGLPPRNLSDDALAALRAYDWPGNVRQLRNIIEWVLIMAPGRVQDPVRPDMLPPEIGASSPASLPGETGEEIMSLPLREAREVFERKYLEAQVMRFGGNISRTANFVGMERSALHRKLRSLGVGTVERA; encoded by the coding sequence ATGGGTGACGAAATCCTCATCGTCGACGACGAAGTCGACATTCGAATGCTGATCACCGGTATCCTGCAGGACGAAGGCTACGAAACCCGGGATGCCGGAAACAGCGACACCGCTCTGGAAATGCTGCGCCAGAAGCGGCCGAGCCTCGTCATTCTCGATATCTGGCTGCAAAACTCGACGCTGGACGGCATGGAAATCCTTGATGTCATCAAGCGGGAGTACCCCTCGGTGCCGGTGGTGATGATCTCGGGTCACGGCAACATCGAGACAGCGGTCAACGCCATCAAACTGGGTGCCTACGACTTCATCGAGAAACCCTTCAAGTCCGACCGCCTGCTGCTGATCGTACAGCGCGCCATCGAGGCCGCGCGCCTGCGCAGCGAGAATGAGGAACTGCGCCTGCGCGTTGGCCAGTCGGAGGATATGATCGGTTCATCGTCCTGGTATCATCATGTGAGCCAGGCGATCCGCAAAGTGGCGCCGACCGGCAGCCGCGTGCTGATTACCGGCCCGGCGGGCGCCGGCAAGGAAGTGGTGGCCCGGCAGCTCCATACCTGCTCGCACCGCGCCTCGGCGCCCTTCGTAGCCCTGAACTGCGCGACCATGCATCCGGACCGCCTGGAGCCGGAGCTCTTCGGCATCGAACCGAACCCGGACGACGGCGAGGATACGGGCAAACTCGGGACCTTCGAGCGGGCCCATGGCGGAACCCTGTTCCTGGACGAGGTCGCCGACATGCCCTTGGAAACTCAGGGCAAGATCGTTCGCGTGCTGCAGGAGCAGACCTTCCAGCGGGTCGGCGGCAACAACCGCATCGCGGTGGACGTCCGCGTCATCGCCGCCACCAACCGCGATCTGCCGGCACTGATCTCCGAGGGTCAATTTCGCGAAGACCTGTTCTACCGCCTCAACGTGGTGCCCATCGAGGTGCCGTCGCTGCGCGAAAGGCGCGAGGATATCCCCGCACTGGTCGACTACTTCATGGAACGCGCGGCCGAGAACGCGGGTCTGCCGCCGCGCAACCTCAGCGACGATGCCTTGGCGGCGCTGCGCGCCTACGACTGGCCCGGCAACGTGCGTCAGCTCCGCAATATCATCGAATGGGTCCTGATCATGGCTCCGGGCCGCGTGCAGGATCCGGTGCGCCCGGACATGCTGCCGCCGGAGATCGGAGCCTCCTCGCCGGCCTCCTTACCGGGGGAAACGGGGGAGGAGATTATGTCTCTGCCGCTGCGTGAAGCTCGAGAGGTCTTCGAGCGCAAATACCTGGAAGCCCAGGTCATGCGCTTCGGCGGTAATATTTCCCGTACGGCCAATTTCGTCGGCATGGAACGCTCGGCCTTGCACCGCAAACTGCGCTCTCTCGGCGTCGGCACGGTCGAACGCGCCTGA
- the groES gene encoding co-chaperone GroES translates to MKFRPLHDRVVVEPLEEEEKTAGGIIIPDTAKEKPMQGKVLAVGPGTRGDDGKLNALDVKKGDKVLYGKWSGTEVKLDGKTMLIMRESDIMGVMQ, encoded by the coding sequence ATGAAATTCAGGCCGCTGCATGACCGTGTCGTGGTCGAGCCGCTGGAGGAAGAAGAAAAAACCGCCGGTGGCATCATCATTCCCGACACGGCCAAAGAAAAGCCCATGCAAGGCAAGGTCCTTGCTGTCGGCCCGGGTACCCGGGGCGACGACGGCAAGCTGAATGCTCTGGACGTCAAGAAGGGCGACAAGGTCCTTTACGGCAAGTGGTCCGGAACCGAAGTGAAGTTGGACGGCAAGACCATGCTGATCATGCGCGAGTCCGACATCATGGGCGTTATGCAATAA
- a CDS encoding D-amino-acid transaminase, with product MPRQAYVNGRYVPHRDAAVHIEDRGYQFADGVYEVVPVYNGILVDEDLHLDRLDRSLRELRIAQPMTRPALKLISRELMRRNGLSNGFLYMQVTRGVAPRDHKFPKAAKPALVMTTRQTKPHSTQLLEDGLKVVTVPDQRWDRCDIKSVSLLPNILGKQAAVEAGAYEAWQVDRDGMITEGTSTNAWIVTQDNKVVTRDATHSILGGITRHTLLKLIRAEGYDLEERAFSVEEAKAAKEAFLTSSTSLVLPITSLDDQPIGNGHPGILTGKLRQVYIDYMQSLKQSA from the coding sequence ATGCCCCGTCAAGCCTATGTCAACGGCCGCTATGTGCCGCATCGTGACGCCGCCGTGCACATCGAAGACCGCGGCTATCAGTTCGCCGACGGCGTCTACGAGGTGGTGCCGGTCTACAACGGTATCCTGGTGGACGAAGACTTGCATCTCGACCGCCTGGATCGCTCTCTGCGCGAACTGCGGATCGCGCAGCCCATGACGCGGCCGGCGTTGAAGCTGATCTCGCGCGAGCTGATGCGCCGCAACGGGCTGTCCAACGGCTTCCTCTATATGCAGGTGACCCGCGGCGTAGCGCCGCGGGATCACAAGTTTCCCAAGGCCGCCAAGCCGGCCTTGGTCATGACCACGCGTCAGACCAAGCCGCACAGCACGCAACTGCTGGAAGACGGCCTTAAAGTCGTCACCGTGCCCGATCAGCGCTGGGACCGCTGCGACATCAAGTCGGTCTCGCTGCTGCCCAACATCCTCGGCAAGCAGGCGGCGGTCGAGGCGGGCGCCTACGAAGCCTGGCAGGTCGACCGGGACGGCATGATCACCGAAGGCACCTCGACCAACGCCTGGATCGTCACCCAGGACAACAAGGTCGTGACCCGTGACGCCACCCACTCGATCCTGGGCGGCATCACCCGGCACACCCTGCTGAAGCTGATCCGGGCCGAAGGCTATGACCTGGAAGAGCGGGCCTTCTCGGTGGAAGAGGCCAAGGCGGCGAAGGAGGCTTTCCTGACCTCCAGCACCTCGCTGGTGCTGCCGATCACCTCCCTGGACGACCAGCCGATCGGCAACGGCCATCCGGGTATCCTGACCGGTAAGCTGCGCCAGGTTTACATCGACTACATGCAGAGCCTGAAGCAGTCTGCATGA
- the trkA gene encoding Trk system potassium transporter TrkA, which translates to MKVIICGAGQVGFNIARYLSSENADVTVIDQSRELIEKITDSLDVKGLVGFASHPDVLESAGASDAEMVIAVTYADEVNMVACQICHSIFEVPTKIARVRHQSYLEPMWSDLFSRDHMPIDVIISPEIEVARAIERRLQLPGAFDVQPLADGKVSLVGLHCSEETPVINTPLRQLTALFPDLHIVIIGISREGKGFVPTPDDEMRAGDDVYLVADTSHLARTMAAFGHEEKEARRVIIVGGGNIGLNLAHAVEKNHPQVNLKVIEVDKRRAETVAQALQRTVVIHGDALDTEILDEANAAIAETVIAVSNDDEVNILTSLLAKRYGCKRAVTLINKTSYGPLVGTLGIDTVVSPRAITVSKILQHVRRGRIRSVHSLSEDFGEVIEAEALETSSLVGVPIREARLPEGVIVGAIVRGDEVIIPRGDTVTRPNDLVVIFARSETVKKVEKLFAVKLEFF; encoded by the coding sequence ATGAAAGTCATTATCTGCGGTGCCGGCCAGGTCGGCTTCAACATCGCGCGCTATCTGTCGAGCGAAAACGCCGACGTGACGGTGATCGACCAATCCCGCGAACTGATCGAGAAGATCACCGATTCTCTCGACGTCAAAGGATTGGTCGGCTTCGCGTCGCACCCCGACGTGCTGGAAAGCGCCGGCGCCTCCGACGCGGAGATGGTCATCGCCGTGACCTACGCCGACGAAGTGAACATGGTCGCCTGCCAGATCTGCCACTCGATCTTCGAGGTGCCGACGAAGATCGCCCGCGTGCGCCACCAGAGCTACCTGGAACCCATGTGGTCGGATCTCTTCAGCCGCGACCATATGCCGATCGACGTCATCATCTCGCCTGAGATCGAGGTCGCGCGCGCCATCGAACGGCGCCTGCAACTGCCCGGCGCCTTCGACGTGCAGCCGCTCGCCGACGGAAAAGTCAGTCTCGTCGGGCTGCACTGCAGCGAGGAAACGCCGGTCATCAACACGCCGCTGCGGCAGTTGACGGCGCTGTTCCCGGATCTGCACATAGTGATCATCGGCATCTCGCGCGAGGGCAAGGGCTTCGTGCCGACCCCCGACGACGAAATGCGCGCCGGCGACGACGTCTACCTGGTCGCCGACACCTCGCACCTCGCACGGACCATGGCCGCCTTCGGCCACGAGGAGAAGGAAGCGCGCCGGGTGATCATCGTCGGCGGCGGAAACATCGGGCTCAACCTGGCCCACGCGGTGGAGAAGAACCACCCTCAGGTCAATCTTAAGGTCATCGAAGTCGACAAACGCCGCGCCGAGACCGTCGCCCAAGCGCTGCAGCGGACCGTGGTGATCCACGGCGACGCCCTCGATACCGAGATCCTGGACGAGGCCAATGCCGCCATTGCCGAAACGGTGATCGCGGTCTCCAATGACGACGAGGTCAACATTCTGACCTCGCTGCTGGCCAAGCGTTACGGCTGCAAGCGCGCCGTCACCCTCATCAACAAGACATCCTATGGGCCGCTAGTGGGCACCCTGGGCATCGACACGGTGGTCAGCCCGCGCGCCATCACCGTCTCGAAGATCCTGCAGCACGTGCGCCGCGGGCGTATCCGCTCGGTGCACTCTTTGAGCGAGGACTTCGGCGAGGTCATCGAGGCCGAAGCGCTGGAGACCTCCAGCCTGGTCGGGGTGCCGATCCGCGAGGCGCGGCTGCCCGAGGGGGTCATCGTCGGGGCCATCGTGCGCGGCGACGAAGTGATCATTCCCCGCGGCGACACGGTCACCCGGCCCAACGACCTGGTGGTCATCTTCGCACGCTCCGAGACGGTGAAGAAGGTCGAGAAGCTCTTTGCCGTGAAGCTCGAGTTTTTCTAG
- a CDS encoding HAD family hydrolase → MTPPPPKAVLFDWDNTLVDSWAVIHHAMTATFEALGQRPWTLEETKRNVRKSARDSFPELFGMRAEEATEVFYRTYEADHLQQLRALPGADAMLRRLATAEDLLLGVVSNKRGHLLRLEAAELGWERYFGPLVGAADAARDKPAREVIDFALAGSGIAPGPQVWFVGDTDIDVLCARNSGCTAILVRAEPPGEGEFGNLPLGGHVSDCKTFAQLTLSALENGKVEQQIRDFS, encoded by the coding sequence ATGACCCCGCCGCCCCCCAAAGCCGTCCTCTTCGACTGGGACAACACCCTGGTGGACAGCTGGGCGGTGATCCACCACGCCATGACCGCCACTTTCGAGGCCCTGGGGCAGCGGCCCTGGACCCTGGAGGAGACCAAGCGCAACGTTCGCAAGTCCGCCCGCGACAGTTTTCCCGAGCTGTTCGGGATGCGGGCGGAGGAGGCGACGGAGGTCTTCTACCGCACCTATGAAGCGGACCACCTGCAGCAGTTGAGAGCGCTGCCCGGCGCCGACGCCATGCTGCGCCGCCTGGCCACGGCCGAAGATCTACTGCTCGGCGTGGTCAGCAACAAGCGCGGGCACCTGCTCCGCCTGGAAGCCGCGGAACTGGGCTGGGAGCGCTATTTCGGGCCGCTGGTCGGCGCGGCCGATGCCGCCCGGGACAAGCCGGCGCGAGAGGTGATCGACTTCGCCCTGGCCGGCAGCGGCATCGCCCCGGGCCCGCAGGTCTGGTTCGTCGGCGATACGGATATCGACGTGCTCTGCGCCCGCAACAGCGGCTGCACGGCGATCCTGGTGCGCGCCGAACCGCCGGGGGAGGGGGAGTTCGGCAACTTGCCCCTGGGCGGCCATGTGAGCGACTGCAAAACTTTCGCCCAGCTCACCCTTTCCGCGCTTGAAAACGGCAAGGTTGAACAGCAAATAAGGGATTTCTCGTAA
- the ntrC gene encoding nitrogen regulation protein NR(I), whose product MSGATILVADDDRAIRTVLTQALGRQGHVVRTTGNAATLWQWVNEGEGDLIITDVVMPDENGLDLIPRIKKLRPGLRILVMSAQNTLLTAVKATERGAFEYLPKPFDLRELISVVDRALSEPAGTEGQAKALAEEGEEQLPLIGRSQAMQEIYRVLARLMPTDLTVMIYGESGTGKELVARALHDYGKRRRGTFVAVNMAAIPRELIESELFGHEKGAFTGATVRSYGRFEQATGGTLFLDEIGDMPLEAQTRLLRVLQEGEYTTVGGRTPIRADVRIVAATHRDLRQMVRQGLFREDLYYRLSVVPIRLPPLRERSEDIPELVRHFFAAAQDEGLAAKSIDAEAMNALKAYHWPGNVRELENLVRRLTVLYSQETIDRDVIESELSEGKAAEHAAAPPPAESLSGAVEQHLRAYFAAHEDGLPASGLYDRVLREIERPLIELSLSATRGNQIRAAKLLGLNRNTLRKKIRDLDIQVIRGLK is encoded by the coding sequence ATGAGCGGCGCCACCATCCTGGTCGCCGACGACGATCGCGCGATCCGCACCGTTCTGACCCAGGCGTTGGGCCGCCAAGGCCATGTGGTGCGCACCACCGGCAACGCCGCCACTCTGTGGCAATGGGTGAATGAAGGCGAAGGCGACCTGATCATCACCGACGTGGTGATGCCCGACGAGAACGGCCTGGACCTGATCCCCCGCATCAAGAAGCTGCGCCCGGGGCTGCGCATCCTGGTGATGTCGGCGCAGAACACCCTCTTGACCGCCGTCAAAGCCACCGAACGCGGCGCCTTCGAATACCTGCCCAAGCCTTTCGACCTGCGCGAGTTGATCTCGGTGGTCGACCGCGCCCTTTCGGAACCGGCCGGCACCGAAGGCCAGGCCAAGGCGCTGGCGGAGGAGGGCGAGGAGCAACTGCCGCTGATCGGCCGCTCCCAGGCGATGCAGGAGATCTACCGCGTTCTCGCCCGGCTCATGCCGACCGACCTGACGGTGATGATCTACGGCGAGTCCGGCACCGGTAAGGAGCTGGTGGCCCGTGCGCTGCACGACTACGGCAAGCGCCGGCGCGGCACCTTCGTGGCCGTGAACATGGCCGCCATCCCGCGCGAGCTGATCGAAAGCGAGCTCTTCGGCCACGAGAAAGGCGCCTTCACCGGCGCAACCGTGCGTTCCTACGGCCGCTTCGAGCAGGCCACCGGGGGCACGCTGTTTCTGGACGAGATCGGCGACATGCCGCTGGAGGCCCAGACGCGGCTGCTGCGCGTGCTGCAGGAAGGCGAGTACACCACGGTCGGCGGGCGCACGCCGATCCGCGCCGACGTGCGCATCGTCGCCGCCACGCACCGCGACCTGCGGCAGATGGTCCGCCAAGGGCTGTTCCGCGAGGACCTTTACTATCGCCTCAGTGTCGTGCCCATCCGCCTGCCGCCGCTGCGCGAGCGCAGCGAGGACATCCCCGAACTGGTGCGCCACTTCTTCGCCGCGGCGCAAGACGAGGGCCTGGCGGCCAAGTCGATCGACGCCGAGGCGATGAACGCCCTGAAGGCCTATCACTGGCCCGGCAACGTGCGTGAACTGGAGAACCTGGTGCGCCGCCTGACGGTGCTTTACAGCCAGGAGACCATCGACCGGGACGTCATCGAGAGCGAGCTGAGCGAAGGCAAGGCGGCCGAGCATGCCGCCGCCCCGCCGCCGGCCGAGTCGCTGAGTGGTGCCGTGGAGCAACATCTGCGTGCCTATTTTGCCGCACACGAGGACGGGCTGCCGGCCTCCGGCCTCTACGACCGTGTCCTGCGCGAGATCGAGCGCCCCTTGATCGAGCTATCGCTTTCCGCCACAAGGGGAAATCAGATCCGGGCGGCAAAGCTGCTGGGCTTGAACCGAAATACATTGCGGAAAAAGATTCGGGACCTGGACATCCAGGTGATTCGCGGCCTTAAATAG